The region AATCTACATCCAGGAGGAATATTTATCGCGCTGGGAACCTCGCCTTTTATAGGCACATCTTTTATAATCCATCTACCTTTAGGATCTGGTTGTGGTACTGCTATTAATAGCGCTTGGGTATATGGATGTGCTGGATTCTTTATAACCCTCTCCGCAGGACCTTGTTCGACGATTCTTCCTAGATACATTATGTTTATATAGTCGCATATAACGCTTGCAACCGCGAGATCATGTGTTATGAATAGATATGTAAGTCCTTTGGAATCCTTTAGATCTAGCATTAGCTTGAGAATCTCACTTCTTATAGATACATCAAGCATTGAAACAGGTTCATCGGCAACCACAACCTTAGCTCCCAGGATCATAGCTCTGGCAATGTTAACTCTCTGTCTCTGGCCGCCTGATAATTGAAATGGGTATAGATTTAGAAACTCCTCAGGAGGTGTTAGCTTGACATCTCTTAAAGCTCTTACAATCATCTCAAGTCTTTCATCTGGTGTGTCTCCTATCCCATGTATTATCAGAGGTTCTTCAAGTATTTCTTTAATAGTCATTCTCGGATTCAAAGATCCGTAGGGATCTTGGAATATTATCTGGAGCTCTCTTCTAAGCATCTTATAGGCTTTTCCAGATACATCGGTTATATCATAGAACCCCTCTTTCGATGGTATCTTCTCCTCTTCTAAAACTTTAATAATCTCATCGGAAGAAGGTTTGTAATAGATCCTGCCATTAACAGGTTTTACAAGCCCTATAATTGCTCTTCCCAATGTTGTCTTCCCACATCCAGACTCTCCTACGAGACATGTTACCTTGTTCCTTGGCAGGTATAGAGTAACCCCATCAACTGCTTTAACACTTCTACCACTTCTGAACGTGATAATCTCTGTAAGAGATCTTGCTAGTGAGAAATATACTTTTAAACCCTCTCCATATAAAACAACTTCTCTCAAAAGATCTCGTGACATCAGCTACCACCTCTCTCATAGAGCCAGCATGACACAAGCCTCTCTTTCCCTACAGGTATGCTAGGAGGCTCTTTGACACGGCATATATCCATCACGTAAGGGCATCTGGGATGAAATCTACATCCGGGAGGTGGTGTTCTCAGATCCGGAGGATTTCCAGGGATCCAAACAAGCTCTCTCTTCCCACCCAGTCTAGGTATACTTGCTAGAAGTCCTTTAGTGTATGGGTGCATAGGCTCGGTATAGATGTCATCTGAGATTCCTATCTCAGCAATCTTACCGCCATACATTATAGCTACTCTATCAGCTAGCTCGGCAACTAGGGATAGATCATGTGTTATAAGAATTATGCTCATCTTCCTCTCTTGCTTAAGCCTCTTCAGAAGATTCAGTATCTGAGCTTGGACGACAACGTCAAGAGCTGTGGTGGGCTCGTCTGCTATTACAATATCAGGGTTTAAAGCTAATGCCATGGCTATTACTGCTCTCTGCTTCATACCTCCGCTAAACTCATGAGGGTAGTTATTAACCCTAGAAGGATCTATGCCAACAGATTTGAGAAGCTCCTTAGCCCTCTCTATAGCCTCCTTCTTAGTAGTATTCTCTTCATGGGCTAGGATCGCGTCTGCAATCTGATCTCCGATCCTCTTTACAGGATTTAAAGCATTCAGAGCACCTTGGAAGACCATGCTTATACGCTTCCATCTGATCTCTCTTCTCACCTTCTCCTCAGGAAGCTTCACGATATCAGTACCGTCAAGTATTATCTCTCCCTCCACAATTCTCCCAGGAGCTGGAACCAGCTTTATAAGACCATAACCTAAGGTGGATTTGCCAGAACCGGACTCTCCTACAATGGCGATCGATTCTCCTCTCTCGAGAGTGAAAGAAACACCGTCAACAGCTCTAACAACACCTCTTAAAGTAAAGTAATAGATCTTAAGTCCTTTTACTTCTAACAGAGGCATTTACATCAACACCTTATCAGCTGTTGCCAAATAACACTACCTAAGTTGAATAATAAACTTTTAAACTATAAATCTAGCAGAGTTCTACTAATCTCAGAATTTAAATACTACTCATACTTTCTTGCCATGAGAAGATCTCTCTATCTTAATGAAGAGAGATTCGCTCATGTCTTCATCTATAAATTCTTCTAGGAAGATGTCTTGAATTGCCACTCTTAAATCTCTCTTCATCCCACACATACCCTCTCTCATGATATCCTCTAGCCTCCCAGTAGCCATCTACATACCTATCTACAAACAGAATCTTTTGAAGCCATTTAGCACTCTTCCATCCATAGAGTTTTGGAATGAATATTCTCAGAGGAAAACCTTGTTCTATCGAAAGAGGTTTACCGTTGATTTCTAGAGCTAGAATTGCTTTCTCATCTCTAGCACTATCAATGTCGACTATGGTTGTGTATCCATCGAGAGATATTAGGTAGAGATATTTGGCATTCTCAAGAGGCTGGACAAGTTCTAGGATCTTCTTCATGCTCACACCTCTCCACCTTACATTCTCAACGCTCCATCCTGTGACACAGTGGAAGTCTTCAACGTATTCGGTATCGATCATCTCTTTCAGTTCTTTATATGAGAGAGATACTTTATTTCGAACCAGACCATCTATAACTAGCCTATAGCTCTCTAGATCCACTTTAGGAATTCCAAGCTCGGCATAAATTATGAATCTAGGGATCTTCTTCTGACCAGGAGGAAGCCTCTTCTCATTCTCCACAAAGGACACCAGATAGAAGTATTAAGAGAATTTATAAAAATCTCCATAGAGATTTTCTAAAGGAATTATATTTACATGAGGTTCAGCTCTTACACAGGTTTATATCGGTCGTTTTCATAATCTCATGACTTGTGAAATGGTATTTTATCTTTGTTACTCTAATAGTAGACATGATGAATATGGGCAGGATTAGTAGAAGAGATATAAGTAAGATCATGACTCTTGAGAAGATAGATCTGAGGATAGGTTTCAAAGGTATTTCAGAGGGTCTGAAGAAAGAGATTAAAAGAAGAATCGATGAGAAAGGATTTATGAAGGTAAAGATTCTGAAGAATGCACGCGATAAAGTTAGAGAAGAAGATATAGAAAGACTTGCAGAAGATATCGGGTGCAAGGTTGCATCTAGAAGAGGCTATGTATTTCTATTGGTGAGAAAAGATCTTATCTCTCGTAACAGAAGTTCTTCTACTTCTTCCTAATATTATATAGAGTGGTTATAATCACGATCCATAGTAACACTATTCTTGTAAAACTGATCCATTGGATAGGACTTGTTCTAAGATGAGGATCTGATGGTGGGATCCCTAGATATTGTGTGAATAGATCTGTTTTAAACCACAAGACCATTATAAGCATGTTAAGAAAATCGCTTGCGATCATCATGATTAGAGCTAGACCTTTCAGGACGAGATATAATGGTAGGATCATTATATTCATCTGAGGAGAGTAAACATAAGAGAAGCTTATAAGAGAAGCTATAGATAGGAAAGAGAGTGTATAGACCTTGGTATTAGTATCTAGAGGTGATTTGAAGCTCATGATAGCAGCAGAAACCAGTAGAGGAACTACAAGCATTAGAACCATAGATAGAATTCTAAAACCTGGATCCCATATGTTATCTGTGAACAATATGTAAAAACAGTTCTCACAATACCAGTTGCTATGATATACAAAGAAGTAGTCATATATTCTAGGAATGAATACCAGCATTAGCGATACGACGCCTAGCACTATGAATAACGAGAGAATTAAAGCTTTAAAACCTCTAGTGAGATCGTTCTTTTTATAGGAGTAGTATAAAAGTGCTAAAAATAATGGTGCGGTAAAGACTTTAGCAAGCACCGAGAGCGCTGCGAGAATGCTTGAGAGTATGTATCTATCTCTAAACATATACAGAAGTGATAGAAGAGCCAGGGACACCGCTACTATATCCCAGTTATACATCAGATAGTACACCATAGAGAATGAAGATATAGAGAGTATAGTTCTCAACATATCTCCTCCTACATATCTCAAAAGCCTTGAGATAGCATATACATAAGCCACATAGAATAAAGCGTTGAATGTGAAGAGCATGTACATGTGAAATCTAACAGGATCTTCTGTATGGATTATCCTTGTGATGAGAGAGGATAAAGCCCAAAGACCTCCCACAAGAGGGGGGTATTCAAATCTGAAGTCTATATATGGGATCCCATAGATTGTATCTCCTCTGCTTCTATCTAGAAGTATCGAGTATATATCGCTATAATACATTAGAACTCCGTGAAGATATACGGAGACGAATACTGTAAGAAACATAAGTATAAGGATTAGATTATCAGAACTACGATAAGATCTCTGATCTTGAAGCATGCAATGTCACCTAGAG is a window of Sulfolobales archaeon DNA encoding:
- a CDS encoding ABC transporter ATP-binding protein — protein: MSRDLLREVVLYGEGLKVYFSLARSLTEIITFRSGRSVKAVDGVTLYLPRNKVTCLVGESGCGKTTLGRAIIGLVKPVNGRIYYKPSSDEIIKVLEEEKIPSKEGFYDITDVSGKAYKMLRRELQIIFQDPYGSLNPRMTIKEILEEPLIIHGIGDTPDERLEMIVRALRDVKLTPPEEFLNLYPFQLSGGQRQRVNIARAMILGAKVVVADEPVSMLDVSIRSEILKLMLDLKDSKGLTYLFITHDLAVASVICDYINIMYLGRIVEQGPAERVIKNPAHPYTQALLIAVPQPDPKGRWIIKDVPIKGEVPSAINIPPGCRFHPRCLYAMEKCSREDPSFFEVEPGHYSACWLHEKK
- a CDS encoding sulfite oxidase-like oxidoreductase; the protein is MENEKRLPPGQKKIPRFIIYAELGIPKVDLESYRLVIDGLVRNKVSLSYKELKEMIDTEYVEDFHCVTGWSVENVRWRGVSMKKILELVQPLENAKYLYLISLDGYTTIVDIDSARDEKAILALEINGKPLSIEQGFPLRIFIPKLYGWKSAKWLQKILFVDRYVDGYWEARGYHERGYVWDEERFKSGNSRHLPRRIYR
- a CDS encoding ABC transporter ATP-binding protein; the encoded protein is MPLLEVKGLKIYYFTLRGVVRAVDGVSFTLERGESIAIVGESGSGKSTLGYGLIKLVPAPGRIVEGEIILDGTDIVKLPEEKVRREIRWKRISMVFQGALNALNPVKRIGDQIADAILAHEENTTKKEAIERAKELLKSVGIDPSRVNNYPHEFSGGMKQRAVIAMALALNPDIVIADEPTTALDVVVQAQILNLLKRLKQERKMSIILITHDLSLVAELADRVAIMYGGKIAEIGISDDIYTEPMHPYTKGLLASIPRLGGKRELVWIPGNPPDLRTPPPGCRFHPRCPYVMDICRVKEPPSIPVGKERLVSCWLYERGGS